A portion of the Acidimicrobiia bacterium genome contains these proteins:
- a CDS encoding DUF6777 domain-containing protein, with product MSTTPSGPPPSGPPSGPPGSSRPTGGPPAGQGVNRNQLIAIVAIIAVLAGVLVGALASGGGDEAQGKKERTIKLEPISSIGEDEFTPPLSPDTTATPPSTLVPPPAGNTPFGGTGNNTLCDREQLISFLTDPANSAQAREWARVVKISVSDIPTYVRDLIPTVLQYDTRVTNHTFANGRAVPLQSVLQAGTAVLVDTYGKLVARCRCGNPLLDPTKIGDPIYRGPKWPGFDPGKIIIIVISQTPIYPPGGFTEPTAWQLFVDAEGQNVRGTRDSLVRVDWNGSFQVNGSSISGSGTGTVRFTGGCYDLSSGEKISDQQTAATFDVQITGSASGAVPNRTYALNFSATNFQVTEPGVPECLNATTPQSFQDGTTEIFETVTLAAQNTESQQFNRGEYQGHYTLCSVSNASSFTLVGISCGNVAPNDALD from the coding sequence GTGAGCACGACGCCGAGCGGGCCGCCGCCGTCGGGGCCGCCGTCGGGGCCGCCCGGTTCATCACGCCCGACGGGCGGGCCGCCCGCAGGTCAAGGCGTCAACCGCAACCAGCTGATCGCGATCGTCGCCATCATCGCGGTGCTGGCCGGCGTGCTGGTGGGCGCGCTCGCGTCCGGAGGCGGCGACGAGGCACAGGGAAAGAAGGAGCGCACGATCAAGCTTGAGCCAATCAGCTCGATCGGCGAAGACGAGTTCACACCGCCGCTCTCTCCCGACACGACCGCGACCCCGCCGAGCACTCTCGTGCCGCCGCCCGCCGGGAATACGCCGTTCGGAGGCACGGGCAACAACACGCTCTGCGATCGCGAGCAGCTCATCTCGTTCCTCACCGATCCGGCGAACTCGGCGCAGGCACGTGAGTGGGCGCGCGTGGTCAAGATCTCGGTGAGCGACATCCCGACCTACGTCCGCGACCTGATCCCGACCGTGCTGCAGTACGACACCCGCGTCACGAACCACACGTTCGCCAACGGGCGCGCGGTGCCACTCCAGTCGGTGCTCCAAGCGGGCACCGCGGTCCTCGTCGACACGTACGGCAAGCTCGTGGCCCGCTGCCGCTGCGGCAACCCGCTCCTCGACCCCACCAAGATCGGCGACCCCATCTACCGCGGACCGAAATGGCCGGGCTTCGACCCCGGAAAGATCATCATCATCGTCATCTCCCAGACACCCATCTACCCGCCCGGTGGCTTCACCGAGCCGACCGCGTGGCAGCTGTTCGTCGACGCCGAGGGCCAGAACGTCCGCGGCACGAGGGACAGCTTGGTGAGGGTCGATTGGAACGGATCCTTCCAGGTGAACGGTTCCTCGATCAGCGGGAGTGGCACGGGCACGGTCCGATTCACCGGCGGCTGCTACGACCTCAGCTCCGGCGAGAAGATCTCGGACCAGCAGACGGCGGCGACCTTCGACGTCCAGATCACCGGCTCGGCGAGCGGCGCCGTGCCAAATCGAACGTACGCACTCAACTTCTCCGCGACGAACTTCCAGGTCACTGAGCCCGGCGTCCCCGAGTGCCTGAACGCGACGACCCCACAATCGTTCCAGGACGGCACGACCGAGATCTTCGAGACCGTCACGCTTGCGGCGCAGAACACCGAGTCGCAGCAGTTCAACCGCGGGGAGTACCAGGGCCACTACACGCTCTGCTCTGTCTCGAACGCGAGCTCTTTCACCCTCGTCGGTATCAGCTGCGGGAATGTGGCCCCGAACGACGCGCTTGACTGA
- a CDS encoding SDR family oxidoreductase: protein MGLFDGKVAIVTGAGRGIGREEALLLAREGASVVVNDVGGARSGEGSDTTPAQEVVDEIEKAGGNAVANYDDISSWTGGEAVVNQAVSDLGGLDILVNNAGILRDKMSFNMSEEEWDAVIQVHLKGHFVPSRFAGAYWRQKSKDTGEPVNAKIVNTSSEAGLYGNAGQLNYAAAKAGIAAMTIVLARELERFGVRSNAIAPVALTRLTEDLMGGQADEKTRAALDPANVAAGVGWLASDLSEGVTGQVLKIQGGLLQIVQGWRPVSNVKSDGSWTIESIDEVKKKLFADSDPGVPPFLLAAP, encoded by the coding sequence ATGGGGCTCTTCGACGGCAAGGTTGCAATCGTCACTGGCGCGGGCCGTGGCATCGGGCGCGAAGAGGCGCTCCTGCTCGCCCGCGAGGGTGCGTCCGTGGTGGTCAACGACGTGGGTGGCGCACGCTCGGGCGAGGGCAGCGACACGACTCCCGCGCAAGAGGTGGTCGACGAGATCGAGAAGGCGGGCGGCAACGCCGTCGCCAACTACGACGACATCTCGTCGTGGACGGGCGGCGAGGCCGTCGTCAACCAGGCCGTGAGCGACCTCGGCGGGCTCGACATCCTCGTGAACAACGCCGGCATCCTCCGGGACAAGATGAGCTTCAACATGTCCGAGGAGGAATGGGACGCAGTCATCCAAGTCCATCTCAAGGGCCACTTCGTCCCCAGCCGCTTCGCCGGCGCCTACTGGCGTCAGAAGAGCAAGGACACCGGCGAACCGGTGAACGCCAAGATCGTGAACACGTCGTCCGAGGCTGGCCTGTACGGCAACGCCGGGCAGCTCAACTACGCCGCGGCGAAGGCCGGGATCGCGGCCATGACGATCGTGCTCGCGCGTGAGCTCGAGCGTTTCGGCGTGCGCTCGAACGCCATCGCGCCGGTCGCGCTCACCCGGCTCACCGAAGACCTGATGGGCGGTCAGGCCGACGAGAAGACCCGCGCCGCGCTCGACCCGGCCAACGTGGCCGCCGGTGTCGGCTGGCTCGCGTCCGACCTGTCGGAAGGCGTCACGGGCCAGGTGCTCAAGATCCAAGGCGGGCTGCTCCAGATCGTGCAGGGCTGGCGCCCGGTGTCGAACGTGAAGAGCGACGGATCCTGGACGATCGAGTCGATCGACGAGGTCAAGAAGAAGCTCTTCGCCGACAGCGACCCCGGCGTGCCGCCGTTCCTCCTCGCGGCTCCCTAG
- a CDS encoding acyl-CoA dehydrogenase family protein has product MHLTWGPEEVAFREELGAFLDEHVPPEFERGFDYAGEGGEVGDDGQLDADNIIPDWARRWQATLFDHGWMIPAYPPELGGRNATLVQTLVYLEELARRRVLRSFHYPGYGIVSPSLLEFGNEEQKKLVPAAVRGDTIWCIGMSEPNAGSDLAGLQTRATRDGDRFIVNGQKVWTSYAMVAQKCFVYVRTDADVPKHKGISLLIVDMDTPGIEVRPLRHLSRSAGFAEVFFTDVEVPAENIVGEVNDGWRITQGSLAHERAGLWVEGVCRLDASVLSLIDVAQRRGLDQDAGVRRDIATMYEQASSLRALGYKGFASFAQGSSAPEHSYMKMATSEMGKAACEYGMQLQGAYGPVMDPERGEENGRWVNYFFMSFANTIAGGSSEIQRNIIAQRVLGLPRS; this is encoded by the coding sequence ATGCACCTCACCTGGGGCCCGGAGGAGGTCGCGTTCCGCGAGGAGCTCGGCGCGTTCCTCGACGAGCACGTACCGCCCGAGTTCGAGCGCGGCTTCGACTACGCGGGCGAAGGCGGGGAAGTCGGTGACGACGGGCAACTCGACGCCGACAACATCATCCCCGACTGGGCGCGACGTTGGCAGGCAACGCTCTTCGACCACGGTTGGATGATCCCGGCGTACCCACCGGAGCTCGGCGGGCGGAACGCAACCCTCGTGCAGACGCTCGTGTACCTCGAGGAGCTAGCGCGCCGACGTGTGCTGCGCTCGTTCCACTACCCCGGCTACGGCATCGTCTCGCCGAGCCTGCTCGAGTTCGGCAACGAGGAGCAGAAGAAGCTCGTGCCGGCTGCCGTCCGCGGCGACACGATCTGGTGCATCGGCATGAGCGAGCCGAACGCAGGGTCCGATCTCGCCGGGCTCCAGACGCGCGCCACGCGCGACGGTGACCGCTTCATCGTCAACGGTCAGAAGGTGTGGACGAGCTACGCCATGGTGGCGCAGAAGTGCTTCGTGTATGTGCGCACCGACGCTGACGTGCCCAAGCACAAGGGCATCAGCCTGCTGATCGTCGACATGGACACGCCCGGCATCGAGGTTCGGCCGCTGCGCCACCTCAGCCGTTCCGCGGGGTTCGCGGAGGTGTTCTTCACCGATGTGGAGGTGCCGGCGGAGAACATCGTGGGCGAGGTCAACGACGGTTGGCGCATCACGCAGGGTTCGCTTGCGCACGAGCGGGCCGGGCTGTGGGTCGAGGGTGTGTGCCGTCTCGACGCGAGCGTGCTCAGTCTCATCGACGTCGCTCAGCGGCGCGGTCTCGACCAGGACGCGGGCGTCCGCCGAGACATCGCCACGATGTACGAGCAGGCGTCATCGCTGCGCGCGCTCGGCTACAAGGGCTTCGCGTCGTTCGCCCAGGGCTCGTCGGCGCCCGAGCACTCCTACATGAAGATGGCGACGTCCGAGATGGGCAAGGCCGCGTGCGAGTACGGCATGCAGCTCCAGGGTGCGTACGGACCCGTGATGGACCCCGAACGCGGGGAAGAAAACGGCCGTTGGGTGAACTACTTCTTCATGAGCTTCGCCAACACGATCGCCGGCGGCTCCTCGGAGATCCAGCGCAACATCATCGCCCAGCGCGTGCTCGGGCTTCCTCGATCGTGA
- a CDS encoding acyl-CoA dehydrogenase family protein: MDFSFSDDQVLLRDTARAILSKECPPSLVRAHIDDPAAVAPLWSQLKDFTALGDGPCTDLCLFIDETGYVAAPGVFFPTTAMFAPLLAALDHELLPSVLSGEVTGTVAVAGADGHWTLNDEPVKTFVPEADRVDWIAVVDTGPTVRVLPAADVATRQTRMVDFSRLFFEVDTTGTPGSGVGLDPAVFNDLTARATAALAAEMVGTSRRLLEMAIAYAKERIQFDVPIGSFQAIQHRLAECSLAVERATAAAQYASMTLDASDAELSSSQERFRAVHVAKAAAGNAATRAAKDSIQVHGGIGYTWEHDLHLYLRRAVGSEHWLGTTSWHHDRLADLLFKAR; encoded by the coding sequence GTGGATTTCTCGTTCTCCGACGACCAGGTGCTCCTGCGTGACACGGCGCGCGCCATCCTCTCGAAGGAGTGCCCGCCGTCCCTGGTGCGCGCGCACATCGACGATCCCGCCGCGGTCGCACCGCTGTGGTCGCAGCTGAAGGACTTCACGGCGCTGGGCGACGGACCGTGCACCGATCTCTGCCTGTTCATCGACGAGACCGGGTACGTCGCGGCGCCCGGCGTGTTCTTCCCGACGACGGCGATGTTCGCGCCGCTACTCGCCGCACTGGATCACGAGCTGCTGCCGAGCGTCCTCTCGGGTGAGGTCACCGGCACGGTTGCCGTGGCCGGTGCGGATGGCCACTGGACATTGAACGACGAGCCGGTGAAGACCTTCGTCCCCGAGGCCGACCGCGTCGATTGGATCGCCGTCGTCGACACGGGCCCCACGGTGCGCGTGCTTCCGGCTGCGGACGTGGCGACGCGCCAGACGCGCATGGTCGACTTCTCACGTCTTTTCTTCGAGGTGGACACGACGGGCACGCCCGGCTCCGGCGTCGGGCTGGATCCGGCGGTGTTCAACGACCTCACGGCCCGGGCCACGGCCGCGTTGGCCGCCGAGATGGTTGGGACGTCCCGCCGGCTGCTCGAGATGGCGATCGCGTACGCCAAGGAGCGGATCCAGTTCGACGTTCCCATCGGCTCGTTCCAGGCGATCCAGCACCGCCTCGCCGAGTGCTCGCTCGCGGTCGAGCGGGCCACCGCGGCGGCGCAGTACGCGTCGATGACACTCGACGCGTCTGATGCCGAGCTTTCGTCCTCACAAGAGAGATTCCGCGCCGTGCACGTCGCCAAGGCTGCGGCAGGAAATGCGGCCACTCGGGCGGCCAAGGATTCGATCCAGGTCCATGGGGGCATCGGATACACGTGGGAGCACGACCTGCACCTCTATCTACGTCGAGCGGTGGGATCGGAGCACTGGCTCGGTACGACGTCGTGGCACCACGATCGCCTCGCTGATCTCCTGTTCAAGGCCCGATAG
- a CDS encoding VOC family protein, whose translation MLDRAVHYRHRSREEVLRRRAGWKDYEVGGEDTGNYTTPKLDGRRVAGMMTQMEEQKNMGVPPNWATYVSVASADDTAKKVAGLGGTVIVEPMDVMDFGRMAVFLDTEGAAICAWQANQHHGSEVVNEPGAFCWSELYAKDRDKAKAFYSGLFGWKPETHEGPMDYTEWKVGDRSVGGMIQITDEMGPIPPNWLTYFSVTDTDTATETAKKAGGSAMMGPMDIPDVGRFAILADGQGAVFAVIKMADAHETS comes from the coding sequence GTGCTGGATCGAGCTGTCCACTACCGACATCGAAGCCGCGAAGAAGTTCTACGGCGACGTGCTGGATGGAAGGACTACGAAGTCGGCGGCGAAGACACCGGCAACTACACGACACCGAAGCTCGACGGTCGCCGAGTCGCCGGGATGATGACGCAGATGGAAGAGCAGAAGAACATGGGCGTTCCGCCGAACTGGGCCACCTATGTGAGCGTGGCGAGCGCGGACGACACGGCGAAGAAGGTCGCTGGTCTCGGCGGCACCGTCATCGTCGAGCCGATGGACGTCATGGACTTCGGGCGCATGGCGGTCTTCCTCGACACCGAGGGTGCCGCGATCTGCGCGTGGCAGGCGAACCAGCACCATGGCTCAGAAGTTGTGAACGAGCCTGGCGCGTTCTGCTGGAGCGAGCTGTACGCGAAGGACCGCGACAAGGCCAAGGCGTTCTACAGCGGCTTGTTCGGGTGGAAGCCGGAGACCCACGAAGGTCCGATGGACTACACGGAGTGGAAGGTCGGAGACCGCTCGGTCGGCGGGATGATCCAGATCACCGACGAGATGGGTCCGATCCCCCCGAACTGGCTGACGTACTTCTCCGTGACCGACACCGACACGGCGACCGAAACGGCGAAGAAGGCCGGCGGCTCAGCGATGATGGGGCCGATGGACATCCCCGACGTCGGCCGCTTCGCAATCCTGGCCGACGGCCAAGGCGCGGTGTTCGCCGTCATCAAGATGGCCGACGCCCACGAGACGTCCTAG
- a CDS encoding AMP-binding protein — protein sequence MTTLGMTTLGMTAWARTEPDRPAFFCGDDVRTYAEFDARTTRLAHVLAALGIGEGDRVAIMLPNSVEFFEAWAASNKLNASVVLVNWHLKTEELAYILEDSGSRVLVAHAQLEEHFTPAVKATGAAVLVVGEGGDRGYESAIADASDDAPPVELEALTAPVFYTSGTTGRPKGVIHGKPDPGAASRNMEGQLALWNWSADDVYILSGPAYHAGPGGWAMAALYVGAPTVVLEMFDAHEWLRLVETHRVTCSFVVPAHFIRILEVPEAERAVRDLSSLRLLVHAGAPCPIPVKRRIIDALTPCEISEVYGASEGGATRINAAQWLERPGSVGTPWPGVEVHILDADGNAVPTGDDGVIYIRPPGEVRFHYHDDPAKTADAWRDAGFTVGDVGHVDADGYLYLTDRASDMVIRGGVNVYPREIEEVLHTHPAVVDCAVFGVPDDRLGEQLHAVVEVRDVTTPDELREHCVAHLADFKVPATVELVDELPRQPNGKVLKRVLRDQHWTGRESQI from the coding sequence ATGACCACCCTTGGTATGACCACCCTTGGCATGACAGCGTGGGCGCGCACGGAGCCGGACCGCCCGGCGTTCTTCTGTGGCGACGACGTGCGCACGTACGCCGAGTTCGATGCCCGCACGACGCGCCTGGCCCACGTGCTGGCTGCTCTCGGCATCGGCGAGGGCGACCGGGTGGCGATCATGCTGCCGAACAGTGTCGAGTTCTTCGAGGCGTGGGCCGCGAGCAACAAGCTCAACGCCTCCGTCGTGCTCGTGAACTGGCACCTCAAGACCGAGGAGCTGGCGTACATCCTCGAGGACTCGGGATCGCGTGTGCTGGTGGCGCACGCCCAGCTCGAAGAGCACTTCACCCCCGCCGTCAAAGCCACCGGAGCCGCCGTGCTGGTCGTGGGGGAGGGCGGCGACCGCGGCTACGAGTCCGCCATCGCCGATGCCTCCGACGACGCGCCGCCGGTCGAGCTCGAGGCGCTCACCGCGCCGGTGTTCTACACGTCGGGCACCACGGGCCGGCCCAAGGGTGTGATCCACGGCAAGCCCGACCCCGGAGCCGCGAGCCGCAACATGGAAGGTCAGCTCGCGCTGTGGAACTGGTCGGCCGACGACGTGTACATCCTCTCGGGTCCGGCGTATCACGCGGGTCCCGGCGGCTGGGCGATGGCCGCGCTGTACGTTGGCGCGCCCACCGTCGTGTTGGAGATGTTCGACGCGCACGAATGGCTGCGGTTGGTCGAGACGCACCGGGTCACCTGCAGCTTCGTGGTACCGGCCCACTTCATCCGGATCCTCGAAGTGCCAGAGGCTGAGCGCGCCGTCCGCGACCTCTCGTCGCTCCGGCTGTTGGTGCACGCGGGTGCGCCCTGCCCGATCCCGGTGAAGCGCCGCATCATCGACGCGCTCACACCGTGTGAGATCTCAGAGGTGTACGGCGCGAGCGAGGGCGGGGCCACCCGCATCAATGCCGCGCAGTGGCTGGAGCGCCCAGGCAGCGTGGGCACCCCGTGGCCGGGCGTGGAAGTGCACATCCTCGACGCTGACGGCAACGCGGTCCCGACGGGCGATGACGGTGTCATCTACATACGTCCGCCCGGTGAAGTGAGGTTCCACTACCACGATGATCCGGCGAAGACGGCCGACGCATGGAGGGACGCTGGTTTCACGGTCGGCGATGTCGGCCACGTCGACGCCGATGGCTATCTCTATCTCACTGACCGCGCCTCCGACATGGTGATCCGCGGTGGTGTGAACGTGTACCCACGCGAGATCGAGGAGGTATTGCACACGCACCCAGCCGTCGTGGACTGCGCGGTGTTCGGCGTGCCCGACGATCGCCTCGGTGAGCAGCTCCACGCGGTGGTGGAGGTCCGCGACGTCACGACTCCAGACGAGCTACGCGAGCACTGCGTCGCGCATCTCGCCGACTTCAAGGTGCCCGCGACCGTCGAGCTCGTCGACGAGCTCCCCCGTCAGCCCAACGGCAAGGTGCTCAAGCGCGTCCTACGCGACCAGCATTGGACCGGCCGGGAGTCGCAGATCTAG
- a CDS encoding flavin monoamine oxidase family protein, which translates to MAVPRTVDEHLTVLERGLQPTTTEPKRVVVVGAGMAGLVAACELMRAGHDPVILEAQQRVGGRVLTMREPFAPGLWAEAGAMRIPSSHRLTLGLIERYGLATQPFTMDNPEAYCYFCGHLVRHSDLAGDPTSLGFEVVEHERVPPSQLWTAELEPFAARLRDEGDDAWLAIAAEYDQYAVREFLEMRNWSEGAIEMFGLLFNQEALMNSSFLELLREELGGYYTDLVYLDGGTDHLPRAFLPELADRIRFGAKMVALEQSDQDVTIHYRTGAGRFSVSGDYAIVTAPFPVLRHVDVLTPFSRAKQRAIRQLHYDASAKVFLQFRRRFWEEDDGITGGGTVTDLAVRNVYYPDHGRDTGRGVMLASYTWGEDAQRWGSLSPDDRIVQALEDVTRIHPQAAEEFEVGASKMWHDDEFAGGAFALFDPGQQTLLYDAIIAPEGRVHFAGEHASLAHAWIQGAIESGLRAAAEVHERGGGA; encoded by the coding sequence ATGGCGGTTCCCCGGACGGTCGACGAGCACCTCACGGTGCTGGAGCGTGGGCTCCAGCCGACCACCACCGAGCCAAAGCGCGTGGTCGTCGTCGGTGCCGGGATGGCCGGCCTCGTCGCGGCGTGCGAGCTGATGCGCGCCGGCCACGACCCCGTGATCCTCGAGGCGCAGCAACGCGTGGGCGGTCGCGTGCTCACGATGCGCGAGCCGTTTGCCCCCGGGCTCTGGGCCGAGGCTGGGGCGATGCGCATCCCGAGCTCGCACCGGCTCACGCTCGGGCTTATCGAGCGCTATGGGCTTGCCACGCAGCCGTTCACCATGGACAACCCCGAGGCCTATTGCTACTTCTGCGGCCACCTCGTGCGGCACTCTGATCTTGCCGGCGACCCGACGTCGCTCGGCTTCGAGGTCGTGGAGCACGAGCGCGTACCGCCGTCCCAGCTGTGGACCGCTGAGCTCGAGCCATTCGCCGCGCGCCTTCGTGACGAAGGAGACGACGCGTGGTTGGCGATCGCTGCGGAGTACGACCAGTACGCGGTGCGCGAGTTCTTGGAGATGCGCAATTGGTCCGAGGGCGCGATCGAGATGTTCGGCCTCCTATTCAACCAGGAAGCGCTCATGAACTCGTCGTTCCTCGAGTTGCTGCGCGAGGAGCTCGGTGGGTACTACACCGACCTCGTCTACCTCGACGGTGGCACCGATCACCTGCCTCGAGCGTTCCTGCCCGAGCTGGCGGACCGCATCCGCTTCGGAGCGAAGATGGTCGCGCTCGAACAGTCCGACCAAGACGTCACCATCCACTACCGCACCGGCGCGGGCCGTTTCTCGGTGAGTGGGGACTACGCGATCGTCACGGCGCCGTTCCCGGTGCTCCGCCACGTCGACGTCCTGACGCCATTCTCCCGCGCGAAGCAGCGCGCCATCCGCCAGCTCCACTACGACGCGTCGGCGAAGGTCTTCCTCCAGTTCCGTCGCCGGTTCTGGGAGGAGGACGACGGGATCACCGGCGGTGGGACGGTCACCGACCTCGCGGTGCGCAACGTGTACTACCCGGACCACGGGCGCGACACCGGCCGCGGGGTCATGCTCGCGAGCTACACGTGGGGCGAGGACGCGCAACGGTGGGGATCGCTGTCGCCCGACGACCGGATCGTGCAAGCCCTCGAAGACGTTACGCGAATCCACCCGCAAGCCGCAGAGGAGTTCGAGGTCGGCGCGTCGAAGATGTGGCACGACGATGAGTTCGCCGGTGGGGCGTTCGCGTTGTTCGACCCGGGCCAGCAGACGCTCCTGTACGACGCGATCATCGCCCCCGAAGGTCGTGTGCACTTCGCTGGGGAGCACGCATCCCTTGCGCATGCCTGGATCCAGGGCGCCATCGAATCCGGTTTGCGGGCCGCGGCCGAGGTTCACGAGCGCGGCGGCGGCGCATGA